The Apium graveolens cultivar Ventura unplaced genomic scaffold, ASM990537v1 ctg5766, whole genome shotgun sequence genome contains the following window.
TAATTGGTTGTCAGCCATGGTGAGGGGTACAATATTTCCATTATTGTTGGGTTTAATATCAAACTTGTcgtaatttattttatttatttgaataagtcTAGCTGATCGTGGAGAATGTTTCGGTTTGTTTGAATAACATTCACGTAGTCAGAGTTATTGTAGGAGTCTTTGTTAGCCCAGGTTCTAGGAGTTCAGTTGTTTTTCCTCTTTATATCTTTTGTATTACAGTGGAAATAATGTGACTGGTGGTTCTGAAATACATTCTGTTCTTTCTTGAGTTTGTTAAATATAAACACTTATATCTGTACTTGAATCTTGTTTACAAACAAGATTTGGTATAAGAGCAGGTGTGGAAGGAGCATTCGTGTTAGCTTATGCCAAAGTCTACAACAATGATGGATATAAGCAAGTAGAAAGGAGGTTCGTTAGGATTGAGTTATCCTATGTTGGGGAAAGGAAACTATATTGCATGGTCCATAAAATTGAAAGTATTTATGCAAGCCCATGGAGTTTGGGAAGCGGTGGAGCCTAGTGATCCCAAGGCAGCAATAGAGGGAAAAACAGATAAAGTTGCACTAGCAATGATGTATCAGGGAATTCCTGTAGATATGTTATTGGCCATTACGGACAAGAAAATTGCGAAAGACGCCTGGGAGGCGATCAAGATAATGAGCCAGGGGGCTGAAAAGGTGAAGAAGGCCAGGGTGCAAACTCTGAAAGCCGATTTTGAAGCTCTAAATATGAAGGATACAGACATGCTAGATGAGTTCTACATGAAGCTGAATGGTATCGTATCCAATATAAGGGCTCTGGGTGAAACAGTGGAGGAATCGTATGTTGTGAAAAAAATATTGCGAGCAGTCCCACTAAGTTCTTACAGATTGCGTCCACTCTGGAGCAATTTGGTAATTTGGACACTATGTCAGTTGAGGAAGTGATAGGCCCGCTCAAGGCGCACGAAGAGAGGTTGAAGGCCACGAGTGAAATCAGTAGTGAGCAGCAGACGCTGACTCAAGAAGAATGGATTAAACGAGAAAGGGATGATAGCAAATTGCTTTTAACACGTGAAGAATGGCTTAAGAAATTAAATCGGAGAGGCACAACTGTAAATGCAGGGATGAAAAATCAAGGTGTGCAAGATAAGAGCCGATTCaaatgttttaattgttttaggtatggacactttgcagctgagtGTCGCAAACCAAGGAGAATAAAGGAACAAAAACAAGAGATTAACCTGACTCAAATGGATGATGAACCAGCGTTACTCTTGGCTGAGAATGAGAAAGCTGCTGCAAATAATGTGGAAATTGATGAACGAGGGGTGCAACCAAAATTGCTGAAAATGAATGATGATGAAATATGGGAATCCAAGgtgtggtacttggataatggcGCAAGCAATCACATGTCAGGACATAGATCAAAATTCAGTAACTTGGATGAAATAATCGTGGGCAAGGTGAAGTTTGGGGATGGCTCAACAGTGGAAATTAAAGGGAAAGGCTTTGTAAGTCTTAATTGCAAAAATGGAGAAGAAAGAATACTTCGTGAGGtatattttattccaaacttaCGTAGCAATATCATTAGTTTGGGACAATTGTCTGAGTTGGGTAATAAGGTCATAATTCATGGAGAGTATTTAAAGGTGTATGATAAGAACCAGAGATTACCTATGAATGTCAAAAGGTCATCTAATAGGCTGTATCAAATTATCATTGAGTCTGGGAATTCCGTGTGCTTGTTGTCAAAGCTAGAGGATCCTTCGTGGTTGTGGCATGCTCGTTTAGGGCACGTCAATTTTCCTGCAATAGTGATGATGCACAAGCAAAGAATGGTGACTGGTATGCCAAGGGTGCAACAGCCAAATGAGGTATGTAGAGGATGTTTGATGTCGAAACAAACCAGAAGGCCATTTCCTTCAAAATCTATTTTTAGTGCAACAAAGTTCCTGGAGCTAGTACACGGTGATATTTGTGGTCCCATTTCGCCAAGCACTCCTGCAGGTAATCGATACTTTATGTTATtggttgatgatttcactaggtTCATGTGGGTGTTGATGTTAAAAAATAAAAGCGAAAGGTTTAGTGTATTCGAAAGGTTTTAAGCAAAGGTTGAAAATGGGACAAGCCACAGAATTGGTGTGCTCAGAATGGATCATGGTGGAGAGTTCATGTCTAATGACTTCAAGGTGTACTGTGAAGACAAGGGAATAGAGAGGCACTTTACAGCACCGTACAcgcctcaacaaaatggagtggttaaACGTAGGAATCGTACAGTGGTTTAAATGGCAAGAAGCTACTTGAAGCATGCTAATCTTCCATCTATGCTGTGGGCAGAGGCTGATAGGCATTCGGTTTACATATTGAATCGAATCCCTACCAGGGCATTGACTGGAAAAACCCCATATAAAGCactgaagggaaagaagccaaatctcagCTATGTTCGAGTTTTTGGCTGCATCGTGCATATGAAAGTTCCTGGCATTAACCCAAAGAAACTAGATGATAGAAGTATGGAGGTTGTGAATCTTGGGAAAGTGCTTGGCACCAAGGCCTATAGGCTGTACGATCCAGTGAACAGGCGTATATTTGTTAGTCAGGATGTAaaatttgaagaaggaaaataCTGGAGATGGGAGGATCAATCACAGGACTACAAAAATCAACAAGGGTACTTTGAAGTTCCAGATTTGTATTGATATGAGGAGAATGAAGCTACTGATCACGGGGGAGACATGTCAGCTTTTGATGATCAAGATCAAATGGAGATGCCATCACAGAAGCAGAGACATGGTGTGAATAGAGAGCAGTATCATGACAGTCACACACCAAAGAAATTCGAAAGCTTGACAGACTTATATGAGAACACAAAAGAGGTTGAGGAAGAAGATGAACTGCTCCTTATGGGGATAGATTAGCCAAGTTCGTAAAATCACGCAAAGAGAAGTAAGGATTGGAGACAAGCAATGCAAAATGAAATTGATTCTATAGAGAAAAATAATACATGGGAGTTAACTAGTTTATCACCGGGTCACAAGGTCATTGATTTGAAAAGGATATACAAATTGAAAAATGATGCGGATGGAAATGTTGTGAAACACAAGGCGCGTCTTGTAGTAAAAGGGTATGTGCAAGAAAAGGGAGTGGATTTTTATGAAGTATTTGCTCCTGTTATACGATTGGAGACAATGCGATTACTTCTTGCTTTAGCAGCAAAAAATTCCTGGCAGGTACACCATTTGGATGTCAAAACAGCTTTTTTGAATGGGGAAATAAAAGAAATGTCTATGTTTCTCATCCCGAAGGGTTTGTCAAGCCATGAAGAGAGGGTTATGTTTATAAGCTATTCAAGGCCTTGTACGGTTTAAAACAGGCACCACGTGCGTGGTATGCCAAACATAATAAGTGTCTTGAGAATTTGGGCTTTGTTAGGTGTCCATATGAGCATGGGGTGTATGTAAAATGAAAGGGAGCTGAATCCATCATAATCAGTGTCTATGTGGATGACTTACTTGTGACTGGCATAGACAATAATATGATTCAAGAGTTCAAGGATCAGATGAGTGGTGTTTTTGAGATGAGCGATATGGGAAAGCTGTTATATTATATTGGTATTGAGGTGAAGCAGAGTAATGATTTTATTGAGCTGAAGCAAACTGGGTATGCAAGGAAGGTCTTAGAAAGGGCATGAATGGCTAAATGTAATCCGTGCAAATATCCTATGGATCCAAAGGAAGTCATTACTAAAAATGAAGGAGGGAAAGCAGTCGATGCAATACAATTTAAGAGTCTAGTTGGTGGACTTAGATACTTGGTTCACACATGCCCGGACATTATATACGCTGTGGGTGTGATTAGCAGACACATGGAAAGACCAACTATAATTCATCTTAATACAGCAAAACGTATACTGAGATATATACACGGCACGTTGAATCTTGGTCTGGTCTACACAAAGGATTGTGGAAATAACGTATTAACTGGATATTCTGACAGTAACCTAGCAGGAAATCTCGATGATCGAAGAAGTACTGGTGCAATGGTTTTCTATCTGAATGAATGTTTAGTGACATGGGTGTCTCAAAAGCAACATAATATTGCCTTATCCTCCTATGAAGCAGAATATATGGCTGCTGCAATAGCTGCGTGCCAAGGGATTTGGCTCAGGAACGTGATGATGTAGGTTACAGGTGAACGAATGAATCCAGTTGTTATATATGTTGATAATAGGTCAACAATAGATTTGGCAAGAAATCCAGTTTCTCATAAGCGAAGCAAGCACATCGACATACGTTTTCATTTCATCAGGGAATGCATTAATCGAGGTGAAATTGTTATTAAACACATAGGTGGAGAAAGCCAGCGAGCAGACATATTAACGTAAGCATTGGTGACAGTAAAGTTTGAACgtacactactagaaaaacgtcaatagacatcggctaaaaaccgatgtctatgaatgcaaaaatccgatgtcttcgtgggtgatgttaaagacccccccatttaacatcggttttaaactgatgttaaatacagcatataacatcagttctttgtttaaaaccgatttctgtatcttgatattaaatttctcatgcatatctaatcttcatatatcatcataatatgatatttttatcaatttaaatatatgtgagctaagaaaaatctttcaatttaaccagtaaactgatgttactagtaCCAGTAACAATAGTTTTCATCAAAAACCGATGTGAACAATACCTTTGACATCGATTCTTAATTGGTAACCGATATCTATTTGTaacaaactgatgtctataatgctcagtaacatcagttttttattttaagattttttttgctatagtatttaacatcggtttttactGATGTCAATGGTCAACGAGAACTGATGTATTAAGTTTTGACAAACATCATTTTCCATTGTAATGATGTTTGTACCTGTTTTATTAAtgcacattttaaaaatatagattcCAAAAACCAATGAACTACCAAAACCAATTGCTGCAAAATACTAGTTATCCATAAATCTAACAACCAATATTCAAACATCCGGTACAATAGATTTATCTAATCCAAATATCAAGTATTACACATATCCATCCATATATTATACTACTGTCTATACAAAGAATTTGACTTGGTACCGACAATAGCATGAAAAATATCATTTGAGGAACGCCTTTGTTCTTCTGCATCTTTCCACTTTTTAGTAAAGCTCCTGTAACATCTGGTTCCGTATGATGATAATAAGTTTTTGACAGACCTGAGAGGATTAATTTTGTTGTAGAATACTTCAAGCTATTAAAACAATAACAAATAACTATCCTAAATCAACAGAAACAAAGAAAAACACCAAAAAAAGCATGACATTCACCTGCCACTTTACTGTCTTAAGACTAGTTGCTAGTTGACGCTTATGGTTGTTTACCGACACAAGTAGCCTATGGTCAGGATTACAGGTTTCTTGAGCAAGACTTTTCCAACACTTCTTCCTGTAATTGTTAAGCTGGCAAGATAGAAGGTTAGAAACTACTACACAAAAAAGTAAGTTTACATATAAGTTGATAATAAGAAAACTTAATAGTTCAGGGATACCTGTTCCTGTGGTATCTTCTCAAAACAAAATTTTTTGGTTCATATAGTTTCAGCTTCTTCAGCAGCTGGTAGAACAAGGGTTCGGATACTCAGGAAAGCCAACAATTTCTCGATGCATGAGAACAATAATTGAAAATAGCCCTGTGCAAATGTTATATACTTAAATTGGGAAATAGTATTTGTGATTAAAATAGGACTAAAATATCAGAAACTCCATATTTAAAAAAGGAGGAAAATCATTGGCTTCCAACTCATAAAAACTTTTAATAACACTAGTAGTCAAAGTGTATACTAGAATATATAATAAAATCAACTGATCAGCAGCAATTGTTTCAAGCTATAAAAAAAGGTTTATCTGACAACAAAATGCAACATCTTGTTTAGGCTATCTTCAAACTAACCTTGCCCTTGTTTTCCTTGGTAGTTGCAACCAACGGGAGTTCTGCTAAGTCACGTCCAAAAATTCGAAGAAGTCCAGCAGATACCACAGTAGAGCTGTATGATACAATAGAGCTTCAATAAAAACTAATGGCACTAATATGAGACACAAAAGGAATATGCAAAAATTACATACTTGACTGTCAAGATTGCACAGTACATTCCACTCAAGTCTTGGCCCCTTATATTCCTTCTACAAGATTCAACATAACCACAAAAATGGTAAGAAGATTACACAATGGAACAAGGTACTGAATGAAATAAACCTTCCAGGTTATGGTGACTGTGATGCTTACCCATAAACCATTGATGGGATATAATCACGTCCTGATAATACATCAACTATAGGGTCGAAATTCTCCTGCAAATTAGGTAGTTGAAGTCAGAGAAAATATAACAAAATGTTTTTTTGCAAGGTTACTGCCTTATTATTTAACGCCGAATATGCATTCAAGCCCAAAGAAATAACTAAAATATAACAAAGCATGGTAGCCTTACTACTGTTGTTATGTTCATATTGCATTGTATAGTTATCTTTGATAATAACTGAAACTTTGAGAATCATCACAGTCATCCAACAAAACCAATTAACAGTTACATTTATTTCAGGTAATTGATCGTATTATAAATCTACACAGTCTGAAAATAGCAGAAAATGCAGGACATATTTTTGATAAATAGATGAGGGAGTAACACAACATACTGTATCCCCATATATAGTTCACAGCATTCGGTAAACATTAATTTTGATGCATTCGCATCTGATAATATATCACACTATGTCAATACATACTTGTGCTGCAGCAATTATATGGTATGAACAACTCAACTATTTCAGATTATATACAATAGCAGAGTAAGTAGCTAAGAAAGTAGAAACATTGAACTAAAACTTGCAAGAAATAAGCAGAGCAAATGAAGACCTAACACAAGCCCATgcaaaaatattaaataatccAAATTAAAGTTTCTAAACAAATAGCAAACAATATTGGAGCAGTCACGATACCCTGCATAGTTACAGCAGATTACTATGCAAGCATACAAAGATGCAGCTTTCATTGAGAAGAAAGTAAGCAATCTAGCACAGTGTCAAGTGT
Protein-coding sequences here:
- the LOC141702814 gene encoding secreted RxLR effector protein 161-like, which translates into the protein MAKCNPCKYPMDPKEVITKNEGGKAVDAIQFKSLVGGLRYLVHTCPDIIYAVGVISRHMERPTIIHLNTAKRILRYIHGTLNLGLVYTKDCGNNVLTGYSDSNLAGNLDDRRSTGAMVFYLNECLVTWVSQKQHNIALSSYEAEYMAAAIAACQGIWLRNVMM